Proteins encoded in a region of the Novibacillus thermophilus genome:
- the clpP gene encoding ATP-dependent Clp endopeptidase proteolytic subunit ClpP yields MTTLVPTVVEQTNRGERAYDIYSRLLKDRIIFLGSPINDQVANLVVAQLLFLQAEDSSKDISLYINSPGGSITAGMAIYDTMQYIKPDVSTICIGLAASMAAFLLSSGTKGKRFVLPNSEVMIHQPLGGAEGQAADIEIRAKRILRLRDRLNQLLSEQTGQSLKKIEKDTDRDHFMSAEEAKAYGLVDDIIQRPPVK; encoded by the coding sequence TTGACCACTTTAGTTCCGACAGTGGTAGAACAAACGAATCGCGGCGAGAGAGCTTACGACATCTATTCCCGCTTGTTAAAAGACCGGATCATTTTCTTAGGCAGCCCCATTAACGACCAGGTGGCGAATTTAGTCGTGGCACAGCTGTTGTTTTTACAGGCAGAGGACTCCAGCAAAGACATCTCCCTGTACATCAACAGCCCCGGCGGTTCAATTACAGCTGGTATGGCCATATACGACACGATGCAGTACATCAAACCGGACGTGAGCACCATCTGTATCGGATTGGCGGCGTCCATGGCAGCGTTTCTGCTCTCTTCCGGAACGAAGGGCAAGCGTTTCGTGCTGCCTAACAGCGAAGTCATGATTCACCAACCGCTCGGCGGCGCAGAGGGACAAGCGGCAGACATCGAGATCAGAGCCAAACGCATCTTACGACTGCGCGACCGCTTAAACCAACTGCTTTCAGAACAGACGGGACAATCGCTGAAAAAAATCGAAAAAGATACCGACCGCGATCATTTCATGAGCGCAGAAGAAGCCAAGGCGTACGGTCTGGTCGACGACATTATTCAACGCCCGCCCGTGAAGTAA